A segment of the Flavobacteriales bacterium genome:
CGAATGCCTTCACGCCGGATTTCGATGACCGGAACGATTGGTGGAGCGTGGTGGGCGAGTGCGAGCCGGAGGAGTTCCTGATCATGGTCTTTGACCGCTGGGGCGAACTCATCTTCCGCAGCGAGGACCCCGAACAGAAATGGGACGGCACCTATGCGGGCGTGGTCTCAAAGGATGGGGTGTACGTGTTCCGGGCGTTCTACAAGCTGCCCTATCAGGGCCGCAAGTCGGTGATCGGGCATGTCACGCTGCTGCGGTGATCCGTGGGACTGCGATGAAGGAGGCCGCCTGACGCATGCGCACGGCTTCTGCGCGGTTCCAAGGTCAAGAGCGCGCTGCCGCTGGTCACCGATCAATGCGCGATCACGCAGCGCAGCGCGGTGGCCATGCCATGGCGCGGCTGCACCGTGATGGCGTAAATGCCCGAAGGGAGATCGGATGAATCAACCAGCTGCTGCGGGCCATGGGCGCCCAGTTCCATGACCACGCGGCCATTCAGGTCGGTGATGGTGATCGCGCTTCCCGCGGGCAAGCCATGCAGCATGATGAGCTCATCGGCCGGCGATGGATGCAGCGTGAATCCGCCGCGATCCGACGAGGCATCAATTGAAGTGGTGCCATCGAGCGCGTAGATGTACGCCATCTGGAAGGCGAAGGCCGATCCGCCGGACCGATTGGCCACCAGATAGAGCCGGTCTCCGCTGCAGAATAGGCCGCGAGGCGATTGGTCATTGTCGCTGTCGGGGAGCGGCACGGAACCGATCAGCTGCTCGTTGGTGAGGTCGTAGGCGTAGATCCGCTCAAGGTCGCCGTTGAGATTGTCGGTGACATAGAATAGCGTATCGCCGCGAAGCGCGATGCCGTATGGCTGTTCGCCCATGAGCGGCACGGTGTCGATGGGCGTGGGCTCTCCGGGCACCCACTTATAGGCGTAGGCATAAGGGTAAGCGTCGAAGTCGGGGAAATACATGGTGTACCACACGGCATCACCGTCGGCGCAGAGGTCGCCGATCCCCGATGAGTTGCCGCCGATCACCGGAGGGAATGTCCATGAATTGAGCAGCGCTCCGCTGAGGCTCACTTCATAGAGCCCAGCGCCGCCTGTGGTGAAGTCTTCAGCGATAAGGTATGAATCAGGCTTGCGGATGAGGCCGTGATTGAAGTCGTAGCCGGTTGGCAGCGAGCCCAGGAGGTTGCCGTCGTGATCGGAGTAGTAAACGCTTCCGCTGAAATCAGCCCCGAGGAAGATGGTGTCCGGCATGACGTGAATCCCCCATAGGCCTTGGTTGAGG
Coding sequences within it:
- a CDS encoding T9SS type A sorting domain-containing protein, with amino-acid sequence MRLATIALVSAAPLCCSAQVLIDSISYEGLNQGLWGIHVMPDTIFLGADFSGSVYYSDHDGNLLGSLPTGYDFNHGLIRKPDSYLIAEDFTTGGAGLYEVSLSGALLNSWTFPPVIGGNSSGIGDLCADGDAVWYTMYFPDFDAYPYAYAYKWVPGEPTPIDTVPLMGEQPYGIALRGDTLFYVTDNLNGDLERIYAYDLTNEQLIGSVPLPDSDNDQSPRGLFCSGDRLYLVANRSGGSAFAFQMAYIYALDGTTSIDASSDRGGFTLHPSPADELIMLHGLPAGSAITITDLNGRVVMELGAHGPQQLVDSSDLPSGIYAITVQPRHGMATALRCVIAH